From Vigna angularis cultivar LongXiaoDou No.4 chromosome 11, ASM1680809v1, whole genome shotgun sequence:
tataatttaaataatgacataaaacattaacatattataatttaaatacagaatattttaaacatatttattgtaaaaatatatataacgaAATAAAAAACAGTATAAAACTAAAACACttaaataaaagcataaaactaaaacaacataccactaaaacaacataaaattaaatttaaaaaacaatatataacatattatatatatatatatatatatatatatatatatatatatatatatatatatatatatatatatatattagtttaaaactAAAACAGATAAAACAAAAGCACCGAAAAGTTGAAATGCGGTgcaaaacataacaaataaaaaagaacatataaaaacatgttatgaTCGAAATGTGTTTATCTTCAATCCAATTTCGAACTTCGATTGAGGGCTGCCGAAATTTGAATTGCGGCAGAAAATTTGAATGTTGGTGCACTCTTAACCGTAACTCCAACACCAGTTAAGAGTGTTCACGTATTACATGAACTAATCTGGATGTATTTAGACACATCTTCGTCTTTCACCTTCCCTTTTAATAACCACTGTATGGCCACCAAGAATAGCAATCATCACTGTATCACCACTTTACACAACACAAGCTCTCAACTCAGGAAACCATCAAATAataaaagtgaagaaaatactACCGAGTGAAGAGAGTGAAAAAAACtacaataaaagtaaatattagttttattttataatttataatagcatatatgaaagtaaaatatggatattttcataatatttgaaataatttattacacGTTCTAAAGATCAACAACagtgaataatattttcataatatttaattttttataaaatgaagaaaatcacacaacaatatattttaataatgaatatCTTAATatcaaaagtaataaaaatatgtacacatatttcaatcattaaacaaatttaaacttctaagaaaaccaaataaatattaattttaaattctaatgttattacaatttttttaataataattttaaatatgctaatgtgaattaatattaatttaaatttaaatttaattttaatattaaatttactaatgttaattctaattatttagttaaaatcaaatttaaatcataaatttaatattattctaacGATATTCTaatcttaatatataattttgttctaGTTTTAATGAAAACTATACCTGCTTCATAcataaacaagttaaaaaaatataaacagatgaaattttacactaatttttattaattttaaattatagtaatttttattgttaattaatttattatgattatattatttgcTTCAGATTATTTTTTccattgtatattttattactaatcTTGTGCAATCTCTTAAATATTTCAagtaaaatctaaaataaaataatatagttaagTATGtgtcatatatttttatgatattgttttttataaatacaaaaacaaatctTTCTTATTTAAGAGAAAAGGTGAAgcattaatttaaaaagtattataaaaaatgaaatttatataaatagttataattttaagctttaaaaatactaataaaagtaatatttcaaaatacgTTATAAACTgctaaaagtaattatttactaaatatttcttataataaCGTAGAAAAATTCCCATTTACATCTTAattttttggcaagtataccaaatcttTATAAGTAATATAGAGTAAGTTCAGTTCTTCCAAAGGACTTGtccaacacatgacaattctttcttttataactcaattagacatcaaaatgcacaaaacaagaaactatttttggtattttatcaaagatttggtgtgcaaggaattatatttaaaagaattgggtttcatgaatcatatgaaaataAGACTTTgtacaatatatcattatttcattcaaacattcacatcaaggcatactaatcctaatcccttagcaactagttctaaatttatatatcaaaatgataatcccttagtcaatttaacatacaatttgcattaagtctgATGCTGAAAATGACCAAGTTATTGAGTTTATtcctagatcccaaatcacttaggtgCTCTATCTATGTTCATGTTAAAAGTTACTTTTCAGTAAtcaaagacattcaaataacattatactTTCATACAATGTTACTAAATTCAAGGAAGAGCATATGAACGAAGAACGATATATTAAACAGTAAAATTACATCagagtgagttcattacatcccattccaacaaaagaaaaatttaactacGCATAGACATCTagaacgtacacatttgaaacaatcccttgcaacaatggtgtcttgatgccttgaagtagtctccgaAAGTTTTTGagatgtttttgtttctttcctttGTCCGGAACTTCTGTCTGGAGTTCTTTCTATCTATTTCCCACTTTAAAagccaattaaaaaaataactaataactAATTTGCTAAGCCCACAACTCTTTATGCGCTAAGCGAATATTCAACTTCAACATATCTTTAATGGTCCTTTATTCGCTCATTGGTGCACTGAGCGAATAAAACTCTATTTAGCTGAGCGATTTAATGCTGACTTAGCGAGAAATATCTTATAACACTCCACTTATAAATTCTTTGTACAATTTATTACATACTTTCTTATTTctaattacaacttttcaatgacaaaaacacattattttatgaataaatacaaattttgagttaattaaTAAATCTAAAAACATGTATGAAAATACTTATCATTAATTAAGAAACTAAACTCGCAAATTTTATgtttcttcacttttttttcatgttaCCTACTCATCTATACATGTTcgtacatgtatatatatatatatataagtgtaaTAATGATAAGAATATCAATCTTTTAGCCAAATTAGATCAATGGTTGCCATTTTTGAAGtaacaatttcttttcttttttttctaataaatactttttttgttGGATTAGTATTTTACAAAACATTTATGCTTAAtaactcaaatttttatataaaaacaaatttgaattgGTAGGaagttattaaaaatttgttaatgatatatttaggtgaatgatattttatgtttgattaatcataaatctaatttaaaatacGTCTTTctcaattaaaagttttttatgtttgattttttaaataatttagtataatctaaaccaaaatatttaaaaaaaattgttaatttgtCATGTGGTggctagttataaaagtaaataattgaGTAAATATTTAAATCGATTTTTGGAAGATTGgaagtttaataaatatatattgaattataattttattttcatgttagTTCCTTTTtctaatcaaatttttaataacaattaaataatagatgATACTTGATAATTTATtcttacttaaataaaaatatataatatttttatcacgttcaaaaattataaagaaaaaagttattgGAAAGAGAAAATGATTATGATAGAAGAAATTTGTGCTCTGCCGAGGAATGAAGACAGAATTTCATTGTGAAGTTAAGTgtaagtatgtttttttttttttttattgtactaaTTGTGTCTCTGTTTTGGGTGAAACACACATCTGTCTTTGttttaggtatatgtttaaTGGTGAGTTGGTTTGTTGTATATTGTTGTAGATAGTCGATTGTGGGTgacattatttataaattattcatttatttgtctatatttatatataatgagAAATTGAAACTTCATAAATTGTTGAGAGTTTGATTAGGAGtatattaatgtaatttaatgtGTAGTTTATTCGTATGTTGATTTCATAATGGTTTTCAAACTAAATTTTGTGTTGTATCACAGGAGGAAGGTTTGTAAGCAACAATGCAGGGCGATAAAGCATATAAAACAAACGTAAgtctaaaaaaaattgtaataatattcttttattaaattaattataaaattatatttataaaaaagtctAAAGGAAACTTTTTAgtattaatatacttttattaaattaattataaaattctgttttaaaaaaaggaagttgatttttttatagGTCAAAAGAGAAAGCAAGTCTTCTATTTATAGGTCTCTTGAGTCAAACAGTGGTGAGACTTATTTATCTTCTATAGCATGTTAGAGTTGGTATAATCTTTTAGCCGACAAAATCTCCACTAAACTCAACTTGTTGTTCTTTATAGTATATTTGATGTTAAACATAATTTCcttaaacatataataaaaaatgtatgtttCTTGCATCAAATCTTTTTTTAGAATGCATGAATCAGCACTTTGTTAgctttattttataagatgaTATGATAGATTTGAATGTAATTTCTATAAGAAGAATGTATTCAACTTATAGAAATAAGGCAATCCAATGACATTGCATAGTCTaaacttttaaaagatataGTGTTATAAACTTTTCTCACAAACATGCTTGAAAAATAGATATATTACTTCACAATAACTagatattaaatttcatttcaatttcctACCAAAAGAACACGAAAAACTCATTAAATTCATTGGAGTTACCTATAATGCTTTCTCACATCCTAAAATTAGACTTTTTACTGTCAGTTCTCATGTTACACAAATTATAATTTcgttatagaaataaaattagggTAGCTAAAAAGAGTAAATATTAGGCAGAAGGtaacataaaacaagaaataatatatattggaGTAGTTTTTAGAACAATTACAAACGCTAATTTTGAACCATAAAGAGTTTCATTACTTTGAACAacttcttccatggtggaaaaaaaaattaaactctaaAACTGAAAGAAAAACAACTATGGAGAAAAACATTCACTTTAAAATCTTCTTATTTAACCCCTAATACGTcatataaaagtgaaaaatatatttacgaGACAATTAACTGTTGAATTGAACTTCTGTTAAGAGTTTCACCATTTCATTTATGCAAGAcgataaatttttcaaaaacccatctacatgaaaaaaataataatattggaaAACCTGTCAGCTCACACTTTAACCTTCCATGGAGCAAATTGgatatttaataaagaaaacagaGTGATGAACATTGACCCTAATGTGTGACTGATTATGTAAGTATTTTAATAGATTTAGTATGGGTTTTGATACtatgtttcaattttaaagtaGATCATACGGAATCTTGCAAAATGAGATGACAATTCTCATCCTTTTTTACATCATGGTCTTTGTCTAAATTCACTGCAACTTCCGTTGCTGTTGCtgttgtttttcttataattcaattacgaatattatattttatttacattaattgAATATAGCATGTCGATGTAGTTTATGGCCAAAATTCAGTAATTGGTCAtctttattaatgattttaagATTTTGCATTGAAAGAACCACTTAAACTATGATAAATGTGGAAGGTCTCACGTGGAAGCAAATAAAATATGGAATTAGGCAGAGGGGTTTTTTTTCTTCCATGACATAAAAAGTGCCCCCACTTGGTGCTCGCTCTTGTCCTTTGCATACTTTAAGGTCAATCTTCATTTCCATGCCATGGTTTTGGTAATCTCATAATTCAGATCCAACAGCAATTTCAGATTTCTGCAAGTTGCAAAGAATCAAGAGATAGTATGGGGTTCCAACAACATGGGAATAGTGAACTGGGGTTGTCTGCAATTGCTTTGGGATCAAAGAACGAGTACAAGAGGATGCACTCCGACCTTCCAGAGGGAGACGATGATGTTTTGCAACAGGAAGCAAGGAGGAACAGTACCAGGAAATATGTTATAGCATGTGCCACCTTTGCTTCTCTCAATAATGTCCTTCTCGGCTATGGTATGCTTGATTCGCGTAGTCTCTTACTTTTTCTGCGATTCATGAAAGAACTTCCTACATTTTCAGCTTAGGATTTGAGAGTACTGATTTTTGGTGCTGTTTTAAAACCATACCCAAATGaaaaatgttagtttttttGCACTATCCACCGATCAGAATATCATCAGTATTGTTTTCTTAAGATTAAGCATTAACAAAGTTATCGTACATAGCAATTTAAGATTAAATAACAGTAAATTTGCAGTACAGAAAGATttgttaagaaatatttttatgaattactCTTGTCAACTGTCAGATGTTGGTGTGATGAGTGGAGcagttatatttataaaagaagatcTGAAGATATCAGAGGTGAAGGAGGAGTTTTTAGTTGGTATATTGAGCGTTATTTCTCTACTTGGAAGTTTAGGTGGTGGAAGAACTTCCGATATTATTGGTAGGAAATGGACAATGGCGATAGCTGCAGTGATTTTTCAAATGGGTTCACTGATAATGACTCTTGCTCCTTCATTTTCAATACTAATGGTTGGAAGATTTTTAGCTGGCGTTGGAATAGGATTTGGAGGCTTGATTGCCCCTATATACATTGCAGAGATATCACCAAACACCACCAGAGGCTTTCTCACTACCTTCCCAGAGATTTTCATCAATCTAGGAATTTTGCTTGGCTATGTATCAAATTATGCTTTTTCAGGCTTCTCAGTTCACATAAACTGGAGGATAATGCTTGCTGTGGGGATTTTGCCCTCAGTTTTCATTGGCTTTGCACTTTTCATCATTCCCGAGTCACCAAGGTGGTTGGTAATGCAGAACCGGATTGAAGAAGCAAGATCAGTGCTTCTGAAAACTAATGAAAGTGACAGAGAAGTGGAGGAGAGGCTTGCAGAAATACAGCAGGCAGCTGGTTTGGACAATGGTGAACACTATGAAGAGAAACCTGTGTGGTATGAACTGTTGTTTCCTTCTCCTTCCCTTCGCAGAATGATGATCACAGGAATTGGGATTCAATGTTTTCAACAGATTTCTGGAATTGATGCAACTGTGTATTACAGTCCTGAGATTTTCAAAGCAGCTGGGATTGAGGATAATGCAAAACTCCTAGCTGCCACTGTTGCTGTAGGTGTGACAAAGACAGTTTTTATATTGGTAGCAATTCTTCTTATTGACAAAAAAGGAAGGAGGCCACTACTCTTTGTAAGCACAATTGGGATGACAGTTTGTTTGTTTAGCATAGGGGTTAGTCTTTCTTTGTTTCCAAAAGGATCATTTGTAATTGCATTGGCAATTGTACTTGTTTGTGGGAATGTGGCTTTCTTTTCTGTTGGATTAGGCCCTGTGTGTTGGGTTTTGACATCTGAAATATTCCCTTTAAGGGTGCGTGCTCAAGCATCTTCACTTGGGGCTGTGGGCAATAGGGTCTGTAGTGGTTTTGTGGCTATGTCTTTCCTTTCTGTTTCGCGTGCAATTACAGTGGGTGGAGCATTCTTTCTGTTTGCTGCTATTTCTTCTCTTGCCATTGTGTTTGTCTACGTGCTAGTTCCTGAGACCAAAGGGAAGTCATTGGAGCAGATAGAGCTCATGTTTAAGAATGAACACAAGAGGCAAGGAAGTGAAATAGAGTTAGGAGATGTTGAAGTTCAGAAGCTTGTGCAGGACAAAACAATTTTGACAGATTAATTTATTAGCTCATGTTTCATATGCATCATCTTTCTACAACCACACATTTCGGATCTATCAGTAAGGGACACAAGATAATATGATACGAAATTCCACTCTAACTATCCTTTCTCAGTTGTACCACCGTTAATCTTTTTTCTTGTTAACATGGAAAGAGAATTTTGATCAATGCAGTTCCAAAccatcattatttattatttgaatgaatCTGATTGAGATGGAAAATCTGGTATTTCAAAATGTAATTCTTCTTCATAATGTGCCCAAGATGgaacatttttgttgttttttgtttggaAAACCGTATGCCTTGATGTATGAATTTCTGATGGTGGAATTTACTGGTCGATTGTCGGAATGATCAAAGCCATAACCCGTAGACACAAGATCAGAACAATAAGAAATGGTATAAATTAGTTGTCACACCAATACCATACAATTTGCACATATCCACTTctgatttaaaaaatgtaaaagaaaaagaattttgtatattctttaaattttcgccaaatttaagtttttaagtATGGTTAACGAAGAGGTCCATGTGATGTAGGACTTTTTATAAGTCTCTCGATTTAATGGTTAGACAGACTTCTTTGTTGGTCTACAAAAGAAACTTAGGTGAAGATTTAAAGCATGCctcaatcttttttttttctaagcaGAAAATACAGTTTTTGTTGTAAAGTTATCCTAGTGCTTGTAGTCTCTCGTTAAGAGAGGGTGTTATTGTACCTTGAAAGGGGTCTTGTAATTCGGACACTGGTAGGTGCTAGTTATTGAGTGGGATGTTAATTTATCAGTTTACATCAATTGTTTCTTCTTGATTCATGATGAGATTTGAGAAACTCGAGTTCATAGAGTATAAAATACTTTTGATCCGATATACTATCAGGTCACCCCTCCGCATTTCCCAGAAACTTGTGTTTGAACGAAGAATTTtaacaatttcaaaaaattgaaatacattgtatttaaatttgaattttctttattttttaaatagtttatttggATGTACTGATTGAaaca
This genomic window contains:
- the LOC108333459 gene encoding probable polyol transporter 4; this encodes MGFQQHGNSELGLSAIALGSKNEYKRMHSDLPEGDDDVLQQEARRNSTRKYVIACATFASLNNVLLGYDVGVMSGAVIFIKEDLKISEVKEEFLVGILSVISLLGSLGGGRTSDIIGRKWTMAIAAVIFQMGSLIMTLAPSFSILMVGRFLAGVGIGFGGLIAPIYIAEISPNTTRGFLTTFPEIFINLGILLGYVSNYAFSGFSVHINWRIMLAVGILPSVFIGFALFIIPESPRWLVMQNRIEEARSVLLKTNESDREVEERLAEIQQAAGLDNGEHYEEKPVWYELLFPSPSLRRMMITGIGIQCFQQISGIDATVYYSPEIFKAAGIEDNAKLLAATVAVGVTKTVFILVAILLIDKKGRRPLLFVSTIGMTVCLFSIGVSLSLFPKGSFVIALAIVLVCGNVAFFSVGLGPVCWVLTSEIFPLRVRAQASSLGAVGNRVCSGFVAMSFLSVSRAITVGGAFFLFAAISSLAIVFVYVLVPETKGKSLEQIELMFKNEHKRQGSEIELGDVEVQKLVQDKTILTD